TCTGTTTTCCTACCAATGCACTGAATCTATGGAACCAGACCAAAAAAGGGATAATCTTATATAAATGACCATTGATCAAAAAAGCAAAAAAGACAAAAAGCGACCAAGCCGATGTATGTAAGATATTCGGCAGCGATCCTCCACTTAGCAGATAAATAAAACCCAGTACAATCCCATATATGAAAAATCCATATCCGGCAAACATCGATTTGGACCAGATATCCCTCTCTTTACGAATCCTGGCTTTATAAATAAGAAAGATCTGATACAGATAGGCTCCGGTGGATAAGAAAGCAAGAATATATCCCATTACACGAAAGATGCTCCATCCCAAAAATGCACCAATAAGCACAAGTACAACACTCCCAACCATCAATCTAAGAGCAATATGTACCGGTCGTTCATAAAAACCGTGGGCAAGACCAAACATTGGAAGGAGCACCAAGGAAATTCCATAAATGGTTATCATCACATATCCACCGAGCACGGCAAATACATGGGCTTTTATGACATCCTCTATATTGACACTCCAAAAGCCGCTAAGAGTCAATGCCATCAAAAAGCCGCTCAAAATTCCTATGAGCAAAAAGATATTGGAAATTTTCACTGCTTGAACCGTTATGCTTTTAAGTTCGGTTTTTCGAATAGTGAGAAAAACATCGATAGCAAATATGATCATCGATGCAAGAACCAAAATCCCGCCGAAACTGATCAAAATAGGGTCAAACCAAAAACCTAAAACCAGGAGAATTGTCCCAAAAAGCAGTAAAGGAAATATCACATAGAACCAGTCGACACTAAAATGTCCCGTCTCCAGCACTACAGGAACCAGCTGCGCCATAGCTCCAAAAATCACCATCATCACATATCCAAGTAAAAAAAGATGAACCCATCCTGCAATGGAAAGATCCAAGAAATCAAAGGATGCAGGATAGAAAAGAAGCGCACCAGTAGCAATGAGATAAAAAAGTACACCGGATATAAAAAATGGAGCAATAAGCTTGAATGGCGGAGCAAACTCCTTGGATATATTGAACACCCTCCCCCTCCTTTTTAGCCGTGACAGCTACTATCGTTCAAATTCGCTTCTTCACTCTTTCCCGGTCTATAACTAAAAACGAGTTTGACTCTTCCATCCGGAAGCTCTTCCTTTTCGATATCATAATTTTCTTCTATTTTATTGAGTAAGCCCATTGGCATTTTGTGATTGATCATGATGAGTTTCACATTTGGTGCAGTAATAAGTTTTAAACCGGCCATTGCATTGACCATCGGCTCAGGTGGTCCACATCTTGAGGTATCAAAGGCATAATAAGTTATACCATCTTTTTCAAATTTGTAAAAATCGACAGTAGCCCCTTCCACATCCACTTTTTGGGCATTTTCTGGAATCAGTTGCATAACATCCCCCTTCTGTGAGTATATGGGGGAATTGTATCAGTGTGTCAATGGTGTGTCATTGATATATATCAATCCTCATCGCAAGCCAGTTTGAAAATATCGTGACGTTTGGAGATGAACTCTTTACAACGATCGCAGATTGGCTCTCCGCCACGGTAAACAAAGGGGGTCTTACATTCGCTACACGTCTCAAAAGTAAATTCGATCAGCTCTTCCCCTCTATCGAATGCCCAAGAAACAATATCGATTTGCTCTTTATTTTTTACGGCATCCACTTTACAGATATCATTGCAAATATCACAATCGATACATCGTCCGCTCATAAACCAGATAGCCGTACCCTCTTTTGCGTAAAAAAGCGCCCCAGTTGGGCAAAACTGGACACAGTCTCTGCAGTTGGTACAGTTTTGATCAATATTTTTATTTCCTAAAAAGGAGAATGATGTAGGAATAGCACTATTTGGTATATCTGGCAAATTTTTTTTGAGGCTGTTTTTCAAAAGAGTCTGCTTCATAGGAAGCCGCTCTCTTTCATGTTGCAAATCTTTTAGATGCTCTTCTTGCGTAAGTTTCTTTGTTGCTTGGAAAATCGTTTTGAAAAAGGTTCTTCTATCTTCTTGATAAACTCCCTCTTGCAACTCTTTCGAAATACCCAAAGCTTTTATAAATGCGTTCGCTTCATTCATGCGCTCTTGAATCGATTGCAATGTACGATTGCCTGGATTGAGTTCACACCCATCACAATGGCTCAGGTCACATGAAACCTTCTCTTTTCTAAGAAGAAACGTCGCAAAATGCTCTGCATCGAAAACACTCAAGCAAGGAATATCTTTTTTGCATGAAAGAAGCACTTCATTTTCTTGCTGTTTGAGGATATATTCATTGGGATCGAAAAATTCCAAATACAAAGCTTCGCTTGGGCATACTCCCAAACATACTCCACAATTTGTACATTTCTGTGCATCTAGCGAGAGTCTGCCCCTATCGAAAAAGAAAGCCTCTTTAGGGCATATATCCATACATTCGGTGCAGTTATTGTGATAATAATCGGTACGAAGGCATTTCAAAAAGTCTATCTCGAAATGATTCCCTGTCTGTTTATAGTACATCTATCGGATACTCCTTCTTGAGCTCTTCATAGTCATGAAAAAGGTAATCTACCGTAAAGTCACAAAGATCCTTGTAATAAGGAGTATTCGCCACATCTCTCATTGCTGTCAGATATGGTGGAACCCACTGCAAAAGATGCTCTCGTAAAAATTTGAAAGCTGTTTTGTCTTCATTTCTATAAGCGAGATTCTGCATAAAAGCAAATTCTATAGAGAGGTGATCTGGAGCAAGAATTTCTGTACGATTCATATCGATTTCATATCCATTTTCAAAATAGAAGAACATCACCGGATTTTGCAAACCCACAAGAATCTCTCCAGTGCTATCTATAACAAGAGATTCCACAGGTTGTGAATTGATGACAAAAATGGAATTGAAATCGATATTGAGTTCATCAAGAAGCTTATCGATATCATGTGACTCGATATACTCTTTGGCGTTTTCGCCGATAGTTTCCAAAAGTTCTGGACTGTTTCTTAGATCTTCAATCTCTTTTTTCCCAAGCTCTTTTTCAAACATTCTTGAAAGAAAAGCGTATCCAAATGCACGGGTTTTGTTATCCAAGCTGTATCCTTACGAAGATATTGATAGCATATGATAGTATGGAAAGGTTAAAAATCAAATATACTCACAAACTAATTGAGCGCCCCAAAGGGCAACTCGATTAGAGACAACCTTTAAAGAAAGATTTTTTTGGAGGAGGAGGTGCTTTGAACTCTTTTACATCGATTGTCTTTTTATCATTTTCCAGTTTTCCTATCAATGTAACCTCATTTCTATTTCCACCTTTTTCTATCAATTCGGCTACATTGACTCCCGAAGGCTTGACATAGTAGATTTTGTTCTCGTCATGCACATAAAGAACTATTTGGCGTTTTTCTGGATCACCTGGATTCCAGTTTTTATAGCAACCTTCACTTCCGCAATGATAGGATTCGAGTCGACAATCTGCAAAGAGATCATTTTTTGCACACCATTCTGTCGTCAAAAATCCTTTTTTTTGAAATTCTCCGCTACTGGCAAAAAGAGTTGCAGCAGCGAAGAGGCTAAGTACTACAAGCTTTTTCATTTTTCAACCTCCGCTTTGAGTGTCTGCATATATGCCACCAAGTCATTGATCTCCTGTGGTTTGAGATAGTTGAATGGAGGCATAGCAGAAGTTCTGTGGCCTTTGTCGTCCACTGTATACCATGCAAAGTTTGGATGCGAATTTCTATTATACCCTGGTACCACAACTGCATTTGGATCTAGTATTGACTCTCTAATGTACGCAGCTGTTGCTTGACCACCAATATTGCTTAAATCTGGAGCCATATACATTGGAGCCATTTCGGCACCCTTCCATCTATGGCAGCTTGCACAATTGGTCATAGCAAGCTCTTTTCCTTTTTTCACGTCACCACCTACTCGCTCACTGACAACTTTTTCAAGAGCTTTGTTTTTTGCCCCCGGAAGTCGTACAGCAATCCAGCTAGAGAGTCTTTTCAATCCATCTCTTTGAAGCTCTTTTCCATCCCAAACAGCAATCGCAACAGCAAACTCGTTTTTTGTTGGTTTGGCATAGGCATCTTTGATAGGTCGTACAACCATACCGCCCCATTTATGATATTTCTTCACATAATACATATCGGTTCTGAAGTTTGCAGAGTTGTCTTTGATCTCTGTCATGCTTCGAAACCCTTCACTGACAAATGCTCTTTGGTAAGGACGTACACCTAATTTTTTCACCTCTTTTTCAAATTTTTTAAGACTTTTTCCAAAATAGTTTGTATTGTGCTCATTAACCTGATGCGCAACGTCACCATGGCCATTTGGTTCATAAACACCTTGTGCATACGCCTTTCTCAAATAGATTGCAACTGGGCGACCATCACTCCCCATACCTATATAAGGAAGTTTTTCAGGTTTGCTTGCATCACTTGCAAACTGTACGGCAAAACCATCTGGATAGATGTCGCTTTTGTATCCCTTGTATACATCTTTTGTTTTGTCAGGCCATCTTGTAACAATAGCTATGTTTCTACCATCCGTAAATGCAGCAACTTCAATAACTTTTGCTTTTGCATCTTTATTGAGCTCGTTTGCTTTTTTATCATTAAAGTGTAACGTGGTTTGAGGGTACACCACCACTTTTTGAAATTTTGCATACTTGCGAACGAGTTTGGAACCACATTTGAGATATTTAAAACTCTTCACCTTCACTGCCGTAACAACGTTTCCTGCGATGCTTACCGATGCAGCCAAACTGAGGGCTGCTGCTAATTGTACTACTCTTCTCATGCGTGCACCTTAAAATGGGATATTGATGATGGTTTTGTATGTTTACCAGCAACATATCGTTCATCAACAAGTGGCAATGGCTTCATTCCTTTTTTCTTCGCCACTTCAGCATAATAGTTGTGATCAAGTCTAAACATATCTTGATGCTGATATGCAATCAAGATATCCATAAGCTCTGATTCTCCAGTTTTTTTACGTTTTTCTCGCTCAGCTTTGATCGTTTTGATCGCATCATGGACAGCAGGCCCAAAGAGTTTTTCCAACTCTTCCATAGGAATACGATCGCTTCCTTCAATTATTTTTCCGTTTTCATCAAATTTTGGAGGAGTATCTACCGGTGGAACATAGTATACGTTTGGTTGCGTTCCATAATCCGGTCTGAGTGGCAACGCAACTTTATATTTATGAACCAATTTATATACTTGGCTCTCTTCATCATCCAAGAAGCCTACAAACCGGATTCGTCCTACACAGCTTTGAGCACACGCTGGTGGAAGACCCTGTTCAACACGAGGGAAACAGAGAATACACTTTTCACTCTTAGAGATTTTCGGGTTGAAGTAGATTTTTTTATATGGACATCCTGCTATACAGTATCGATATCCCTGACATCGATCGAGGTCTACCAAGACAACTCCATCTTCTTCTCGCTTAAAGATAGCATCTCTTGGACAAGCACTCAAACATCCAGGATTTGAACAGTGGTTACAAATCCTTGGAAGATAAAAGAAATAGTTGTCCATTGGGAAGTTACCATCACCTTGATCTTCATCCCAGTTTGGACCCCAAGTAGGACTTTGATCAGGTCTAAAACCAGGTTCAGGTTTATCACTTAAAAGATTTTGTTCTGCAAGTGACTCATAGTTATAATCCCAAGGAACTCCATAATCTGCCTCGATGTTTGGAATGATACCAGGCTGGAGATCTCCAGCGGCATCAAAACCCCCACCAAGTTCCATCCATTTTTTTGGATATCCGTCACCTGGGTATGTCTCAACGTTATTCCAGTACATGTACTCTCGACCATTTCTGTTGGTCCACTGAGTTTTACATGCTACTGTACAGGTTTGACAGCCTATACATTTGTTCAAGTCCATTACCATTGCTAATTGTCTTTTAGACATGCCAACTCCTATTAATATGTAAACTTCGTAGATTTTTCAATATTCACTGCGCCATCATACGCATACTGGTTACCATCCCATAGACCACCAAACTTGAGGTGTCCCCATCCGTCTGCTAATTCTAAAAGGTTGAGTGACATAGGAACACACTCATTGTGCCCTTTGTTAAAGAGATATTGATATGGCTCCCAACCATGCTCCATAACCAATGTATCTGGAGCGACAGATGAACTCACTTTGGCCATTGCGTAAAATTCTCCAAGCTCGTTAAAGATTCTGATGGTATCACCATCTTTGATACCTTTCATTTCGGCAATCTTTTTATTGACTGCGACATAAGGTACCCCTCTTTGGAGTCGCTGCAATGTTCTACTGTTTTTCCAGTTAGAGTGAATAGACCATCGTGCATGCGGCGTCATCAGCATAAATGGATTCTTTTTGTTTTGTGGTGCCAACGGTTTAAGTGCATAGTTTGTACCGTTAACAAGTTTCAAATATGTTGGATGATCAACATAGAAAGTCTGTCGACCTGTCAATGTTTCAAACGGTTCTAGTTTGAAAAGTGTAAATTCACCAGAGTTGTATGGCCTATCTGCATAGAGTGGACTCATTTTCGCAGCTTTCTCATTTAATTGCAAGAAACCACCCGCTGCATACATCTTTTCCATTGTCCATGGCGCATACTGCTCACATTTTTCAAGTGCAGCCTGAACAGCGAGTTTGTCAGTTCCCAGGTACGGCTCCATTGCCGCTTCAGATTCTTCGTCTGTATTCGTATACTCTTTATAGAAATTTGCAAGATCTCTATATCCCGTTTTTGCATATTTTTTGCTATCTTTTACTTTTGCTTTCGCTTTGTTTTCTGGTCTATTTGCAATCTCTTCCAGTTTTTTGCCAAAAATGCAAATAAGCTCCACTCATCTTTTGCTTCACCGACTGGTTTCATATTGGCAATTGGTTGAGCGAGGTTTGTAAATCTGTGATATCCGGGACTTGTTCGGATGTCGTATACTTCATAGTGTGATTTTGCCGGCAAAAGTACATCAGCAAACATTGCTGCTTCACTCATTTTATAATCAACATATGCAAAGAATTTTGTCTTTTTGAGGAATGCTTTTCTATACTCACTTCCTTTGTTGCGTCTAAATTTAGAATCAGCAACAATGAGTGCCACTTC
The Nitratiruptor sp. SB155-2 genome window above contains:
- a CDS encoding 4Fe-4S binding protein — encoded protein: MYYKQTGNHFEIDFLKCLRTDYYHNNCTECMDICPKEAFFFDRGRLSLDAQKCTNCGVCLGVCPSEALYLEFFDPNEYILKQQENEVLLSCKKDIPCLSVFDAEHFATFLLRKEKVSCDLSHCDGCELNPGNRTLQSIQERMNEANAFIKALGISKELQEGVYQEDRRTFFKTIFQATKKLTQEEHLKDLQHERERLPMKQTLLKNSLKKNLPDIPNSAIPTSFSFLGNKNIDQNCTNCRDCVQFCPTGALFYAKEGTAIWFMSGRCIDCDICNDICKVDAVKNKEQIDIVSWAFDRGEELIEFTFETCSECKTPFVYRGGEPICDRCKEFISKRHDIFKLACDED
- a CDS encoding ethylbenzene dehydrogenase-related protein, with the translated sequence MRRVVQLAAALSLAASVSIAGNVVTAVKVKSFKYLKCGSKLVRKYAKFQKVVVYPQTTLHFNDKKANELNKDAKAKVIEVAAFTDGRNIAIVTRWPDKTKDVYKGYKSDIYPDGFAVQFASDASKPEKLPYIGMGSDGRPVAIYLRKAYAQGVYEPNGHGDVAHQVNEHNTNYFGKSLKKFEKEVKKLGVRPYQRAFVSEGFRSMTEIKDNSANFRTDMYYVKKYHKWGGMVVRPIKDAYAKPTKNEFAVAIAVWDGKELQRDGLKRLSSWIAVRLPGAKNKALEKVVSERVGGDVKKGKELAMTNCASCHRWKGAEMAPMYMAPDLSNIGGQATAAYIRESILDPNAVVVPGYNRNSHPNFAWYTVDDKGHRTSAMPPFNYLKPQEINDLVAYMQTLKAEVEK
- a CDS encoding 4Fe-4S dicluster domain-containing protein; protein product: MSKRQLAMVMDLNKCIGCQTCTVACKTQWTNRNGREYMYWNNVETYPGDGYPKKWMELGGGFDAAGDLQPGIIPNIEADYGVPWDYNYESLAEQNLLSDKPEPGFRPDQSPTWGPNWDEDQGDGNFPMDNYFFYLPRICNHCSNPGCLSACPRDAIFKREEDGVVLVDLDRCQGYRYCIAGCPYKKIYFNPKISKSEKCILCFPRVEQGLPPACAQSCVGRIRFVGFLDDEESQVYKLVHKYKVALPLRPDYGTQPNVYYVPPVDTPPKFDENGKIIEGSDRIPMEELEKLFGPAVHDAIKTIKAEREKRKKTGESELMDILIAYQHQDMFRLDHNYYAEVAKKKGMKPLPLVDERYVAGKHTKPSSISHFKVHA
- a CDS encoding TorD/DmsD family molecular chaperone, with product MDNKTRAFGYAFLSRMFEKELGKKEIEDLRNSPELLETIGENAKEYIESHDIDKLLDELNIDFNSIFVINSQPVESLVIDSTGEILVGLQNPVMFFYFENGYEIDMNRTEILAPDHLSIEFAFMQNLAYRNEDKTAFKFLREHLLQWVPPYLTAMRDVANTPYYKDLCDFTVDYLFHDYEELKKEYPIDVL
- a CDS encoding molybdopterin dinucleotide binding domain-containing protein; amino-acid sequence: MELICIFGKKLEEIANRPENKAKAKVKDSKKYAKTGYRDLANFYKEYTNTDEESEAAMEPYLGTDKLAVQAALEKCEQYAPWTMEKMYAAGGFLQLNEKAAKMSPLYADRPYNSGEFTLFKLEPFETLTGRQTFYVDHPTYLKLVNGTNYALKPLAPQNKKNPFMLMTPHARWSIHSNWKNSRTLQRLQRGVPYVAVNKKIAEMKGIKDGDTIRIFNELGEFYAMAKVSSSVAPDTLVMEHGWEPYQYLFNKGHNECVPMSLNLLELADGWGHLKFGGLWDGNQYAYDGAVNIEKSTKFTY